The proteins below come from a single Myripristis murdjan chromosome 10, fMyrMur1.1, whole genome shotgun sequence genomic window:
- the kdm3b gene encoding lysine-specific demethylase 3B isoform X1: MGDSLELIGKRLLLLLNDGRSTTGSEPEQAVLTRDWLRGTVRAVSVIGLAAPEVSGAEATTTTTAAAGLTVFVEFESPVQRCSWVQVYGEGVRAVLVEDSIVWANRSDSTGTAGTPASTTAWPALAFRSLVDRVGLGSLVPVEFFGNKTFDFLPDNKSVQRFEVDKDIRHSLLLEQPSLQAAISSWHSDFELQEIFRKGSYTIQGRRVRVYQPEFEECWALGLVSQHDPVSHIMEITMEKGDENQMVDPRVIHVMLTEEELGKNGRRRKESETGKADSGRRRRTASEGEDDMNLKRFKGAGEAGTEGQNCGDSNKASVEGMVMWGGEAGGSERVSSTSKNGSSSEGSFPQGRVASPNTNSSLQMEQSNAPSPRYPVHIKENGRLLSTVGAADSTNAVTHTPTPPPLKPAPSPFSNTSFPSLGQMPSLVPGAPASKASPAPLPDREEPSQSAYPRTAALVSPGPVTISSSSHGSGPSVALSASVGFSPKSSNWGNQTEGSKGFRVPQAIPASAPVFGDVTSQTNGAPATTTASQDNSRPFGFGFGGAKNETQSQQDQNLFFQCMSQNPGPNPSPGPGQTQSKDTNYFTAVSESLSKEPPSLFKPATSAEGLKKPVGAPSTGLFGSTTASTIAPHKEQPKVPESHPTGNGVLSKPFGGGMSGGGLRGSNLSIGGLTASTGAQGAAKRSGSNGTSAGSLGLLSGAKTSDSHQNLFLQASQEPSNPFLAYGDKNPHTSFAGLSGTESQAPGPASDSKPNLFTMAEPPKGILSSPFTPLSASGSPSSSSSPGPALGQRSQSEGTKPKEEQESGERPTSTSGFPLFGSPGPGGTEEVPTSFDQSQTQKFTLEERGQASKRDSDSSSNSDLSDLSENEEGPERGQIPGGPPGPSKDGAMLQKNKASGTAKSRPRNKPFKVGQSVLKDQTKVRRLKQSGESFLQDGSCINVAPHLHKCRECRLERYRKYRNTDDDTDEDDDPNVACRFFHFRRLAFTRKGVLRVEGFLSPQQSDSMAMGLWLPAPAVQEGLDLDTSKYILANVGDQFCQLVMSEKEAMMMVEPHQKVAWKRAVRGVREMCDVCETTLFNIHWVCRKCGFGVCLDCYRLRRNRPREDVDEGPEDEVFSWLKCAKGQPHEPQNLMPTQIIPGAALYNIGDMVHSARGKWGIKANCPCTSRHTKPLVRPSAPNGISQQSTASSGSGLGAPASSVGAAPKQEGESSAIKTEPTQIATSTDIGGGEIAESTSGTSAPGNVSQSSAKDSRSSGEGNSSALHWLADLATQKAKDDTKESGSLRSMMSRDSRPPFGLDSLSALSKPSASSPKLFNSLLLGSSMAQPKPEGSSLRDLLNSGPGRLPQGPGESGVPFPSVFTSTGGDKLKGSLPNFLDHIIASVVETKKAEGRRTGAAEGGELGVLGGRRDGVMGLSVLDPHTSHSWLCDGRLLCLQDPGNSNNWKIFRECWKQGQPVLVSGIHKRLKGNLWRPEAFSEEFGDQDVDLVNCRNCAIISDVKVRDFWDGFQVISKRLQDNEGQPMVLKLKDWPPGEDFRDMMPTRFEDLMDNLPLPEYTKRDGRLNLAARLPNFFVRPDLGPKMYNAYGLISTEDRKVGTTNLHLDVSDAVNVMVYVGIPQGETDHEQEADIAGRKEVITTIEEGDVDEMTKRRVYEAKEKPGALWHIYAAKDAEKIRELLRKVGEEQGQENPPDHDPIHDQSWYLDQVLRRRLYEEYGVQGWAIVQFLGDAVFIPAGAPHQVHNLYSCIKVAEDFVSPEHVKHCFRLTQEFRHLSTTHSNHEDKLQVKNIIYHAVKDAVGTLKAHEPKLARP; the protein is encoded by the exons ATGGGGGACTCTCTCGAGTTGATAGGGAAGCGTCTGCTTTTGCTCCTAAATGACGGCCGGTCTACGACTGGATCCGAGCCGGAGCAGGCCGTCTTGACCCGGGACTGGCTCCGGGGGACTGTGCGGGCGGTCAGCGTCATCGGCCTCGCCGCCCCCGAGGTTAGCGGAGCGGAGGcgacaacaacaaccacagcagctGCGGGCTTGACG GTATTTGTGGAGTTTGAGAGTCCTGTGCAGCGGTGTTCTTGGGTACAGGTGTATGGAGAAGGAGTGAGAGCTGTGTTGGTGGAAGACTCCATCGTTTGGGCCAACCGGAGTGACAGTACTGGGACTGCAGGAACCCCAGCATCAACCACTGCTTGGCCTGCTCTG GCTTTCCGCTCCCTAGTCGACAGAGTGGGATTGGGATCTCTGGTTCCAGTTGAGTTTTTTGGAAACAAGACTTTTGATTTCCTCCCTGACAATAAGTCTGTCCAGAGGTTTGAG GTGGATAAAGACATAAGACACTCCTTGCTGCTGGAGCAGCCCTCCCTGCAGGCTGCCATCTCCAGCTGGCACAGTGACTTTGAGCTGCAAGAAATCTTCAGGAAGG GTTCCTACACCATTCAAGGACGGAGGGTTCGCGTGTACCAGCCAGAGTTTGAGGAGTGCTGGGCCTTGGGACTAGTCTCTCAGCACGACCCTGTATCGCACATCATGGAAATCACCATGGAAAAG GGAGATGAAAATCAGATGGTAGATCCCCGCGTGATCCATGTAATgctcacagaggaggag CTTGGTAAAAATGGTCGACGCAGAAAAGAGAGCGAAACAGGAAAGGCTGATAGTGGACGTAGGCGTAGGACTGCCTCTGAGGGTGAGGATGACATGAACTTGAAACGTTTCAAAGGTGCAGGAGAGGCGGGAACTGAGGGACAAAACTGTGGCGATTCCAACAAAGCCTCTGTGGAAGGGATGGTGATGTGGGGAGGAGAGGCTGGTGGAAGCGAAAGAGTCAGCAGCACCTCCAAAAATGGAAGCTCTTCAGAAGGATCTTTTCCTCAAGGCAGAGTGGCATCCCCCAACACCAATTCCTCACTCCAGATGGAACAATCAAATGCTCCTTCTCCTCGTTACCCTGTCCACATCAAGGAAAACGGACGCTTGCTCTCAACAGTGGGGGCTGCGGACTCCACCAACGCTGTCACTCATactcccacccctcctcccctcaaaCCAGCCCCCTCTCCCTTCTCCAACACATCTTTCCCCTCACTAGGTCAGATGCCAAGCCTGGTCCCTGGAGCTCCTGCCTCGAAGGCCTCCCCAGCCCCCCTGCCAGACAGAGAGGAGCCATCCCAGTCAGCCTACCCTAGAACAGCTGCTCTTGTGTCCCCGGGGCCTGTCACCATCTCCTCATCTTCTCATGGCAGTGGCCCCAGTGTGGCACTTTCAGCCTCTGTGGGTTTCAGCCCTAAATCCTCCAACTGGGGAAACCAGACTGAG GGTTCCAAGGGTTTCCGTGTGCCTCAGGCCATCCCTGCTAGTGCTCCAGTATTTGGAGATGTTACCTCCCAGACCAATGGAGCCCCTGCTACCACCACAGCTTCCCAGGACAACTCCCGGCCctttggctttggctttggAGGGGCAAAGAATGAGACACAATCCCAGCAAGACCAAAACTTGTTTTTCCAGTGTATGTCCCAGAACCCTGGCCCCAACCCAAGTCCAGGTCCTGGTCAGACCCAGTCCAAGGACACCAACTACTTCACTGCAGTGTCAGAGAGCCTTAGTAAAGAGCCCCCAAGCTTGTTCAAGCCTGCGACCTCCGCTGAAGGGCTGAAAAAGCCTGTGGGGGCGCCCTCAACTGGACTTTTTGGGTCGACAACAGCCTCAACTATAGCACCCCACAAAGAGCAGCCCAAAGTGCCTGAGAGCCATCCAACAGGAAATGGTGTGCTCAGCAAGCCATTTGGAGGAGGCATGAGTGGAGGGGGGTTGAGGGGCTCAAACCTGAGTATAGGGGGTCTCACTGCATCCACTGGAGCCCAAGGTGCTGCTAAGAGGAGCGGCAGTAACGGAACTTCTGCCGGGAGCTTAGGACTGCTGTCTGGTGCAAAGACTTCAGACAGCCACCAGAATCTGTTCCTCCAGGCCTCACAAGAACCTTCAAACCCCTTCCTGGCATATGGAGACAAAAACCCTCATACCTCCTTTGCTGGCCTGTCTGGGACTGAGTCACAAGCTCCAGGCCCTGCCTCAGACAGCAAACCAAATCTGTTTACTATGGCAGAGCCACCTAAAGGGATCCTGTCTTCCCCTTTTACACCCCTCTCAGCAAGTGGTTCCCCCAGCTCTTCCTCATCTCCAGGCCCTGCCttaggtcagaggtcacagagtGAAGGGACTAAACccaaggaggagcaggaaagTGGGGAGAGGCCTACATCCACCTCAGGCTTCCCCCTATTTGGAAGCCCCGGCCCTGGTGGAACTGAAGAGGTGCCAACATCTTTTGACCAGAGCCAGACACAGAAGTTTACTCTGGAAGAAAGGGGGCAGGCATCCAAGCGTGACTCTGACTCCAGCAGCAACAGCGACCTGTCAGATCTAAGTGAGAATGAGGAGGGCCCGGAGAGAGGCCAGATCCCAGGAGGACCACCAGGCCCTTCCAAGGATGGGGCGATGCTGCAGAAGAATAAAGCCTCTGGGACTGCCAAGAGCCGGCCACGTAACAAACCTTTCAAAG TGGGCCAGTCAGTGTTAAAAGACCAGACCAAGGTGCGTCGCCTGAAGCAGTCTGGTGAGTCTTTCCTGCAGGATGGCTCCTGCATCAACGTGGCCCCTCACTTACACAAGTGCCGGGAGTGCCGTCTGGAGCGCTACCGTAAATACCGAAATACAGATGACGATACAGACGAAGACGACGATCCTAATGTGGCGTGTCGTTTCTTCCACTTCCGCAG GCTGGCGTTCACACGTAAAGGTGTGTTGCGTGTGGAAGGCTTCCTCAGTCCCCAGCAGAGCGACTCCATGGCCATGGGGCTGTGGCTCCCAGCACCAGCTGTCCAGGAGGGTCTGGATCTGGATACATCCAAGTACATCCTGGCCAATGTGGGAGACCAGTTCTGCCAGTTGGTCATGTCTGAGAAGGAGGCCATGATGATGGTGGAGCCACACC AGAAAGTGGCGTGGAAACGTGCTGTGCGGGGTGTCAGGGAAATGTGTGACGTGTGTGAGACCACCCTGTTCAACATCCATTGGGTGTGTCGCAAGTGTGGCTTTGGAGTGTGTCTGGACTGCTACCGGCTCCGCAGGAATAGGCCTCGGGAGG ATGTAGATGAGGGTCCAGAGGATGAGGTCTTCTCTTGGTTGAAGTGTGCCAAAGGCCAACCTCACGAGCCACAGAACCTCATGCCGACACAGATTATACCTGGGGCAG CTCTCTACAATATAGGCGATATGGTGCACTCAGCTAGAGGCAAGTGGGGTATTAAGGCCAATTGCCCCTGTACCAGTCGACACACCAAGCCTCTAGTGCGCCCTAGTGCCCCCAATGGTATTTCACAG CAGTCAACAGCAAGCAGTGGCAGTGGCCTGGGAGCTCCAGCCTCTAGTGTCGGCGCTGCTCCCAAACAAGAGGGGGAATCATCAGCAATTAAAACAGAACCTACACAAATAGCAACATCAACAGACATTGGGGGTGGTGAAATTGCAGAAAGCACCAGTGGTACAAGTGCCCCAGGTAACGTCTCTCAGTCCTCTGCCAAGGATTCACGCTCCTCAGGAGAGGGCAacagctctgctctgcactggcTGGCAGACTTGGCCACACAGAAAGCCAAGGATGACACAAAAG AATCTGGTTCGCTCCGCTCGATGATGAGTCGAGACAGTCGGCCACCGTTTGGCCTGGACTCTCTCAGTGCCCTATCAAAACCCTCTGCTTCCAGCCCTAAGCTGTTTAACAGCCTGCTACTGGGCTCCAGCATGGCCCAGCCCAAGCCTGAGGGTTCCAGTCTCCGGGACCTGCTGAACTCTGGCCCTGGCAGGCTCCCCCAGGGTCCCGGAGAGAGTGGTGTACCCTTCCCTTCTGTCTTTACCTCAACAGGC GGTGACAAACTGAAGGGCAGCCTCCCCAACTTTCTGGATCACATCATTGCCTCCGTGGTGGAGACCAAAAAGGCTGAGGGGCGTCGCACGGGAGCCGCTGAGGGTGGTGAGCTTGGTGTACTGGGGGGCCGCAGGGACGGAGTGATGGGTCTCAGTGTTCTGGACCCACATACCTCCCACTCCTGGCTCTGTGATGGAAGACTCCTTTGCCTACAGGATCCCGGCAACAGCAACAACTGGAAGATCTTCAGAGAGTGCTGGAAGCAGGGACAA CCTGTTTTAGTGTCAGGGATACATAAACGTCTAAAAGGTAACTTGTGGCGGCCTGAGGCCTTCAGTGAGGAGTTTGGAGACCAGGATGTAGACCTCGTCAACTGTAGAAACTGTGCCATCATCTCTGATGTCAAGGTGCGAGACTTCTGGGACGGATTTCAGGTCATCTCCA AGCGACTGCAGGATAATGAAGGCCAACCCATGGTGTTGAAATTAAAGGACTGGCCTCCAGGAGAAGACTTCAGGGACATGATGCCCACACG GTTTGAGGATCTAATGGATAACCTCCCCTTGCCAGAGTACACAAAAAGAGATGGCCGTCTAAATCTGGCAGCCCGTTTGCCCAACTTTTTTGTGCGTCCTGACCTGGGGCCTAAGATGTACAACGCCTatg GCCTGATCTCGACTGAGGACAGGAAGGTGGGCACCACTAACCTCCATCTGGATGTGTCTGATGCCGTCAATGTCATGGTCTACGTAGGCATCCCTCAAGGAGAGACAGACCATGAGCAGG AGGCAGATATCGCTGGACGCAAAG AGGTCATAACCACCATTGAGGAGGGTGATGTTGATGAAATGACGAAGAGGCGGGTGTACGAGGCAAAGGAGAAACCTGGAGCACTTTGGCACATCTATGCTGCCAAGGATGCTGAGAAGATCAGAGAACTGCTCCGCAAG GTTGGAGAGGAGCAGGGTCAGGAGAACCCTCCGGACCATGACCCCATCCACGACCAGAGCTGGTACCTGGACCAGGTGCTCCGCCGCAGGCTGTATGAAGAATACGGTGTCCAAGGCTGGGCCATTGTACAATTCTTAGGCGATGCTGTCTTTATCCCTGCCGGGGCTCCACACCAG GTCCACAACCTTTACAGCTGTATCAAGGTGGCGGAGGACTTTGTATCCCCAGAGCATGTGAAGCACTGTTTCAGACTGACCCAGGAGTTCAGACACCTGTCCACCACTCACTCCAACCACGAGGACAAGCTACAG GTGAAGAACATCATTTATCATGCAGTGAAGGACGCTGTTGGGACACTGAAGGCTCATGAACCTAAACTAGCACGCCCTTAG
- the kdm3b gene encoding lysine-specific demethylase 3B isoform X3, whose amino-acid sequence MGDSLELIGKRLLLLLNDGRSTTGSEPEQAVLTRDWLRGTVRAVSVIGLAAPEVSGAEATTTTTAAAGLTVFVEFESPVQRCSWVQVYGEGVRAVLVEDSIVWANRSDSTGTAGTPASTTAWPALAFRSLVDRVGLGSLVPVEFFGNKTFDFLPDNKSVQRFEVDKDIRHSLLLEQPSLQAAISSWHSDFELQEIFRKGSYTIQGRRVRVYQPEFEECWALGLVSQHDPVSHIMEITMEKGDENQMVDPRVIHVMLTEEELGKNGRRRKESETGKADSGRRRRTASEGEDDMNLKRFKGAGEAGTEGQNCGDSNKASVEGMVMWGGEAGGSERVSSTSKNGSSSEGSFPQGRVASPNTNSSLQMEQSNAPSPRYPVHIKENGRLLSTVGAADSTNAVTHTPTPPPLKPAPSPFSNTSFPSLGQMPSLVPGAPASKASPAPLPDREEPSQSAYPRTAALVSPGPVTISSSSHGSGPSVALSASVGFSPKSSNWGNQTEGSKGFRVPQAIPASAPVFGDVTSQTNGAPATTTASQDNSRPFGFGFGGAKNETQSQQDQNLFFQCMSQNPGPNPSPGPGQTQSKDTNYFTAVSESLSKEPPSLFKPATSAEGLKKPVGAPSTGLFGSTTASTIAPHKEQPKVPESHPTGNGVLSKPFGGGMSGGGLRGSNLSIGGLTASTGAQGAAKRSGSNGTSAGSLGLLSGAKTSDSHQNLFLQASQEPSNPFLAYGDKNPHTSFAGLSGTESQAPGPASDSKPNLFTMAEPPKGILSSPFTPLSASGSPSSSSSPGPALGQRSQSEGTKPKEEQESGERPTSTSGFPLFGSPGPGGTEEVPTSFDQSQTQKFTLEERGQASKRDSDSSSNSDLSDLSENEEGPERGQIPGGPPGPSKDGAMLQKNKASGTAKSRPRNKPFKVGQSVLKDQTKVRRLKQSGESFLQDGSCINVAPHLHKCRECRLERYRKYRNTDDDTDEDDDPNVACRFFHFRRLAFTRKGVLRVEGFLSPQQSDSMAMGLWLPAPAVQEGLDLDTSKYILANVGDQFCQLVMSEKEAMMMVEPHQKVAWKRAVRGVREMCDVCETTLFNIHWVCRKCGFGVCLDCYRLRRNRPREDVDEGPEDEVFSWLKCAKGQPHEPQNLMPTQIIPGAALYNIGDMVHSARGKWGIKANCPCTSRHTKPLVRPSAPNGISQSTASSGSGLGAPASSVGAAPKQEGESSAIKTEPTQIATSTDIGGGEIAESTSGTSAPGNVSQSSAKDSRSSGEGNSSALHWLADLATQKAKDDTKESGSLRSMMSRDSRPPFGLDSLSALSKPSASSPKLFNSLLLGSSMAQPKPEGSSLRDLLNSGPGRLPQGPGESGVPFPSVFTSTGGDKLKGSLPNFLDHIIASVVETKKAEGRRTGAAEGGELGVLGGRRDGVMGLSVLDPHTSHSWLCDGRLLCLQDPGNSNNWKIFRECWKQGQPVLVSGIHKRLKGNLWRPEAFSEEFGDQDVDLVNCRNCAIISDVKVRDFWDGFQVISKRLQDNEGQPMVLKLKDWPPGEDFRDMMPTRFEDLMDNLPLPEYTKRDGRLNLAARLPNFFVRPDLGPKMYNAYGLISTEDRKVGTTNLHLDVSDAVNVMVYVGIPQGETDHEQEADIAGRKEVITTIEEGDVDEMTKRRVYEAKEKPGALWHIYAAKDAEKIRELLRKVGEEQGQENPPDHDPIHDQSWYLDQVLRRRLYEEYGVQGWAIVQFLGDAVFIPAGAPHQVHNLYSCIKVAEDFVSPEHVKHCFRLTQEFRHLSTTHSNHEDKLQVKNIIYHAVKDAVGTLKAHEPKLARP is encoded by the exons ATGGGGGACTCTCTCGAGTTGATAGGGAAGCGTCTGCTTTTGCTCCTAAATGACGGCCGGTCTACGACTGGATCCGAGCCGGAGCAGGCCGTCTTGACCCGGGACTGGCTCCGGGGGACTGTGCGGGCGGTCAGCGTCATCGGCCTCGCCGCCCCCGAGGTTAGCGGAGCGGAGGcgacaacaacaaccacagcagctGCGGGCTTGACG GTATTTGTGGAGTTTGAGAGTCCTGTGCAGCGGTGTTCTTGGGTACAGGTGTATGGAGAAGGAGTGAGAGCTGTGTTGGTGGAAGACTCCATCGTTTGGGCCAACCGGAGTGACAGTACTGGGACTGCAGGAACCCCAGCATCAACCACTGCTTGGCCTGCTCTG GCTTTCCGCTCCCTAGTCGACAGAGTGGGATTGGGATCTCTGGTTCCAGTTGAGTTTTTTGGAAACAAGACTTTTGATTTCCTCCCTGACAATAAGTCTGTCCAGAGGTTTGAG GTGGATAAAGACATAAGACACTCCTTGCTGCTGGAGCAGCCCTCCCTGCAGGCTGCCATCTCCAGCTGGCACAGTGACTTTGAGCTGCAAGAAATCTTCAGGAAGG GTTCCTACACCATTCAAGGACGGAGGGTTCGCGTGTACCAGCCAGAGTTTGAGGAGTGCTGGGCCTTGGGACTAGTCTCTCAGCACGACCCTGTATCGCACATCATGGAAATCACCATGGAAAAG GGAGATGAAAATCAGATGGTAGATCCCCGCGTGATCCATGTAATgctcacagaggaggag CTTGGTAAAAATGGTCGACGCAGAAAAGAGAGCGAAACAGGAAAGGCTGATAGTGGACGTAGGCGTAGGACTGCCTCTGAGGGTGAGGATGACATGAACTTGAAACGTTTCAAAGGTGCAGGAGAGGCGGGAACTGAGGGACAAAACTGTGGCGATTCCAACAAAGCCTCTGTGGAAGGGATGGTGATGTGGGGAGGAGAGGCTGGTGGAAGCGAAAGAGTCAGCAGCACCTCCAAAAATGGAAGCTCTTCAGAAGGATCTTTTCCTCAAGGCAGAGTGGCATCCCCCAACACCAATTCCTCACTCCAGATGGAACAATCAAATGCTCCTTCTCCTCGTTACCCTGTCCACATCAAGGAAAACGGACGCTTGCTCTCAACAGTGGGGGCTGCGGACTCCACCAACGCTGTCACTCATactcccacccctcctcccctcaaaCCAGCCCCCTCTCCCTTCTCCAACACATCTTTCCCCTCACTAGGTCAGATGCCAAGCCTGGTCCCTGGAGCTCCTGCCTCGAAGGCCTCCCCAGCCCCCCTGCCAGACAGAGAGGAGCCATCCCAGTCAGCCTACCCTAGAACAGCTGCTCTTGTGTCCCCGGGGCCTGTCACCATCTCCTCATCTTCTCATGGCAGTGGCCCCAGTGTGGCACTTTCAGCCTCTGTGGGTTTCAGCCCTAAATCCTCCAACTGGGGAAACCAGACTGAG GGTTCCAAGGGTTTCCGTGTGCCTCAGGCCATCCCTGCTAGTGCTCCAGTATTTGGAGATGTTACCTCCCAGACCAATGGAGCCCCTGCTACCACCACAGCTTCCCAGGACAACTCCCGGCCctttggctttggctttggAGGGGCAAAGAATGAGACACAATCCCAGCAAGACCAAAACTTGTTTTTCCAGTGTATGTCCCAGAACCCTGGCCCCAACCCAAGTCCAGGTCCTGGTCAGACCCAGTCCAAGGACACCAACTACTTCACTGCAGTGTCAGAGAGCCTTAGTAAAGAGCCCCCAAGCTTGTTCAAGCCTGCGACCTCCGCTGAAGGGCTGAAAAAGCCTGTGGGGGCGCCCTCAACTGGACTTTTTGGGTCGACAACAGCCTCAACTATAGCACCCCACAAAGAGCAGCCCAAAGTGCCTGAGAGCCATCCAACAGGAAATGGTGTGCTCAGCAAGCCATTTGGAGGAGGCATGAGTGGAGGGGGGTTGAGGGGCTCAAACCTGAGTATAGGGGGTCTCACTGCATCCACTGGAGCCCAAGGTGCTGCTAAGAGGAGCGGCAGTAACGGAACTTCTGCCGGGAGCTTAGGACTGCTGTCTGGTGCAAAGACTTCAGACAGCCACCAGAATCTGTTCCTCCAGGCCTCACAAGAACCTTCAAACCCCTTCCTGGCATATGGAGACAAAAACCCTCATACCTCCTTTGCTGGCCTGTCTGGGACTGAGTCACAAGCTCCAGGCCCTGCCTCAGACAGCAAACCAAATCTGTTTACTATGGCAGAGCCACCTAAAGGGATCCTGTCTTCCCCTTTTACACCCCTCTCAGCAAGTGGTTCCCCCAGCTCTTCCTCATCTCCAGGCCCTGCCttaggtcagaggtcacagagtGAAGGGACTAAACccaaggaggagcaggaaagTGGGGAGAGGCCTACATCCACCTCAGGCTTCCCCCTATTTGGAAGCCCCGGCCCTGGTGGAACTGAAGAGGTGCCAACATCTTTTGACCAGAGCCAGACACAGAAGTTTACTCTGGAAGAAAGGGGGCAGGCATCCAAGCGTGACTCTGACTCCAGCAGCAACAGCGACCTGTCAGATCTAAGTGAGAATGAGGAGGGCCCGGAGAGAGGCCAGATCCCAGGAGGACCACCAGGCCCTTCCAAGGATGGGGCGATGCTGCAGAAGAATAAAGCCTCTGGGACTGCCAAGAGCCGGCCACGTAACAAACCTTTCAAAG TGGGCCAGTCAGTGTTAAAAGACCAGACCAAGGTGCGTCGCCTGAAGCAGTCTGGTGAGTCTTTCCTGCAGGATGGCTCCTGCATCAACGTGGCCCCTCACTTACACAAGTGCCGGGAGTGCCGTCTGGAGCGCTACCGTAAATACCGAAATACAGATGACGATACAGACGAAGACGACGATCCTAATGTGGCGTGTCGTTTCTTCCACTTCCGCAG GCTGGCGTTCACACGTAAAGGTGTGTTGCGTGTGGAAGGCTTCCTCAGTCCCCAGCAGAGCGACTCCATGGCCATGGGGCTGTGGCTCCCAGCACCAGCTGTCCAGGAGGGTCTGGATCTGGATACATCCAAGTACATCCTGGCCAATGTGGGAGACCAGTTCTGCCAGTTGGTCATGTCTGAGAAGGAGGCCATGATGATGGTGGAGCCACACC AGAAAGTGGCGTGGAAACGTGCTGTGCGGGGTGTCAGGGAAATGTGTGACGTGTGTGAGACCACCCTGTTCAACATCCATTGGGTGTGTCGCAAGTGTGGCTTTGGAGTGTGTCTGGACTGCTACCGGCTCCGCAGGAATAGGCCTCGGGAGG ATGTAGATGAGGGTCCAGAGGATGAGGTCTTCTCTTGGTTGAAGTGTGCCAAAGGCCAACCTCACGAGCCACAGAACCTCATGCCGACACAGATTATACCTGGGGCAG CTCTCTACAATATAGGCGATATGGTGCACTCAGCTAGAGGCAAGTGGGGTATTAAGGCCAATTGCCCCTGTACCAGTCGACACACCAAGCCTCTAGTGCGCCCTAGTGCCCCCAATGGTATTTCACAG TCAACAGCAAGCAGTGGCAGTGGCCTGGGAGCTCCAGCCTCTAGTGTCGGCGCTGCTCCCAAACAAGAGGGGGAATCATCAGCAATTAAAACAGAACCTACACAAATAGCAACATCAACAGACATTGGGGGTGGTGAAATTGCAGAAAGCACCAGTGGTACAAGTGCCCCAGGTAACGTCTCTCAGTCCTCTGCCAAGGATTCACGCTCCTCAGGAGAGGGCAacagctctgctctgcactggcTGGCAGACTTGGCCACACAGAAAGCCAAGGATGACACAAAAG AATCTGGTTCGCTCCGCTCGATGATGAGTCGAGACAGTCGGCCACCGTTTGGCCTGGACTCTCTCAGTGCCCTATCAAAACCCTCTGCTTCCAGCCCTAAGCTGTTTAACAGCCTGCTACTGGGCTCCAGCATGGCCCAGCCCAAGCCTGAGGGTTCCAGTCTCCGGGACCTGCTGAACTCTGGCCCTGGCAGGCTCCCCCAGGGTCCCGGAGAGAGTGGTGTACCCTTCCCTTCTGTCTTTACCTCAACAGGC GGTGACAAACTGAAGGGCAGCCTCCCCAACTTTCTGGATCACATCATTGCCTCCGTGGTGGAGACCAAAAAGGCTGAGGGGCGTCGCACGGGAGCCGCTGAGGGTGGTGAGCTTGGTGTACTGGGGGGCCGCAGGGACGGAGTGATGGGTCTCAGTGTTCTGGACCCACATACCTCCCACTCCTGGCTCTGTGATGGAAGACTCCTTTGCCTACAGGATCCCGGCAACAGCAACAACTGGAAGATCTTCAGAGAGTGCTGGAAGCAGGGACAA CCTGTTTTAGTGTCAGGGATACATAAACGTCTAAAAGGTAACTTGTGGCGGCCTGAGGCCTTCAGTGAGGAGTTTGGAGACCAGGATGTAGACCTCGTCAACTGTAGAAACTGTGCCATCATCTCTGATGTCAAGGTGCGAGACTTCTGGGACGGATTTCAGGTCATCTCCA AGCGACTGCAGGATAATGAAGGCCAACCCATGGTGTTGAAATTAAAGGACTGGCCTCCAGGAGAAGACTTCAGGGACATGATGCCCACACG GTTTGAGGATCTAATGGATAACCTCCCCTTGCCAGAGTACACAAAAAGAGATGGCCGTCTAAATCTGGCAGCCCGTTTGCCCAACTTTTTTGTGCGTCCTGACCTGGGGCCTAAGATGTACAACGCCTatg GCCTGATCTCGACTGAGGACAGGAAGGTGGGCACCACTAACCTCCATCTGGATGTGTCTGATGCCGTCAATGTCATGGTCTACGTAGGCATCCCTCAAGGAGAGACAGACCATGAGCAGG AGGCAGATATCGCTGGACGCAAAG AGGTCATAACCACCATTGAGGAGGGTGATGTTGATGAAATGACGAAGAGGCGGGTGTACGAGGCAAAGGAGAAACCTGGAGCACTTTGGCACATCTATGCTGCCAAGGATGCTGAGAAGATCAGAGAACTGCTCCGCAAG GTTGGAGAGGAGCAGGGTCAGGAGAACCCTCCGGACCATGACCCCATCCACGACCAGAGCTGGTACCTGGACCAGGTGCTCCGCCGCAGGCTGTATGAAGAATACGGTGTCCAAGGCTGGGCCATTGTACAATTCTTAGGCGATGCTGTCTTTATCCCTGCCGGGGCTCCACACCAG GTCCACAACCTTTACAGCTGTATCAAGGTGGCGGAGGACTTTGTATCCCCAGAGCATGTGAAGCACTGTTTCAGACTGACCCAGGAGTTCAGACACCTGTCCACCACTCACTCCAACCACGAGGACAAGCTACAG GTGAAGAACATCATTTATCATGCAGTGAAGGACGCTGTTGGGACACTGAAGGCTCATGAACCTAAACTAGCACGCCCTTAG